Proteins found in one Syngnathus acus chromosome 9, fSynAcu1.2, whole genome shotgun sequence genomic segment:
- the slc39a14 gene encoding metal cation symporter ZIP14 isoform X4: MATFHHGILPSPALVSLLALISLLYQVAAQEDVQSQSPAQVLEDLLARHGDNDTITVPQLRSLLALLSQGRGNAEADALRQDVTAATVPPKLNNSKCLPEDKLAIYSMGEQSRLDGRGLRDLCPTMLQQLDAGACRAHDRAEPSGDTSPRPTDAEVWGFSFLSVSVVNVFALTGVFMVPVMKTRYMKHAFTFFIALAIGTLYSTAVLQLLPEAFGFDPMVDFYASKSAVVFGGFYLFFFTEKILKMLLKQKHEGHGHSHYSAPGRDGEEGEKNGQVSGGRAVGNMDAGEGELMLRPSQTPQEPQSTEGGGRASGSGGCHWLKGTSYSDIGTLAWMITLSDGLHNFIDGLAIGASFTASVFQGISTSVAILCEEFPHELGECQVYGSCVFERYDIMLCFCPILPSFLTPTLFQLF, translated from the exons ATGGCCACCTTTCACCATGGCATCCTCCCATCGCCGGCCTTGGTCTCGCTCCTGGCCTTGATCTCGCTGCTTTATCAAGTCGCGGCTCAGGAGGACGTTCAGAGCCAGTCCCCAGCCCAGGTTCTCGAGGACCTGCTGGCCCGCCACGGCGACAACGACACTATCACCGTGCCGCAGCTACGCTCCCTTCTGGCGCTCCTCAGCCAGGGCCGTGGCAACGCTGAGGCCGACGCGCTACGCCAGGATGTTACCGCTGCGACCGTCCCGCCCAAATTGAACAACTCCAAG tGCTTGCCAGAGGACAAGCTGGCCATCTACAGCATGGGCGAGCAGTCTCGTCTGGACGGGCGGGGCTTGCGGGACTTGTGCCCCACCATGCTGCAACAGCTGGATGCCGGCGCCTGCCGCGCCCACGatcgagccgagccgagcggCGACACCTCGCCGAGGCCGACCGACGCCGAAG TGTGGGGCTTTTCTTTCCTGAGTGTGTCTGTGGTCAACGTCTTCGCCCTCACCGGAGTCTTCATGGTGCCCGTGATGAAGACGCGATACATGAAGCACGCCTTCACCTTTTTCATCGCGCTGGCCATCGGCACGCTCTACTCCACCGCCGTCCTGCAGCTGCTGCCGGAG GCCTTTGGTTTTGACCCCATGGTCGACTTCTACGCCTCAAAGTCTGCTGTGGTCTTTGGAGGCTTttacctcttcttcttcactgaGAAGATCCTGAAGATGCTCCTCAAGCAGAAGCACGAG GGTCACGGCCACAGCCATTACTCGGCCCCGGGCAGGGACGGCGAAGAGGGGGAGAAGAACGGCCAAGTGAGCGGCGGCCGCGCCGTGGGCAACATGGACGCCGGTGAGGGCGAGCTCATGCTGCGCCCCTCGCAGACCCCGCAG GAACCGCAGAGCACGGAGGGCGGCGGGCGGGccagcggcagcggcggctgcCATTGGCTAAAGGGAACGTCGTACTCCGACATCGGAACGCTGGCCTGGATGATCACGCTGAGCGACGGGCTGCACAACTTCATCGACGGCCTGGCCATCGGCGCCTCCTTCACCGCTTCCGTCTTTCAGGGCATCAGCACCTCGGTGGCCATCTTGTGTGAGGAGTTCCCTCACGAGCTGGGTGAGTGCCAAGTCTACGGCTCTTGTGTTTTTGAAAGGTATGACATTATGCTGTGCT TCTGCCCAATCCTGCCGTCTTTTTTGACGCCAACTCTTTTCCAGCTTTTTTGA
- the ascc2 gene encoding activating signal cointegrator 1 complex subunit 2 isoform X1, translating into MACARVPLDEQQVIERDALGKERSLAALHPDRKEERLFVPYVPLSADACPADAEEFLERGRFILEDLEWLLALPHDKFWCQVVFDRSLQNCLDSYVQHAPRGPDLASAPTFPAVAQTQHSLHHAVFLTFLRMSTHKESKENFITPAAFGEILYENFLFDVPKMMDLCVLFGKGNARLLHKMIENIFIQQPSYYRDLDDTVPTILEVLDTIVEKCGLRCDGATAAQPMKLNGHKQPTAVSMTQRDFVDIVLYLCDASSTLHAFLSVFPAACATFHSHGFLCRLTSFYESVVPDLENALTKRNFEDTSLQEDMWQRLSHSRRRMLETAHLLLHHACLQPILEGAENKQAFAEELLQHFTSFLSEKRFLCDYDELFPIVDDVSLLQQALPAIDETRTSYLLHGVHSVWDSVGRRKPPCTVSSSQPANRGAPGETLLSIDRDVRESDGGRVCPGGAEANNRMPDAPRKGTNGDFCPVSEAELESLVSCIRDLLPDLGEGFLLACLREYGYNSEVVINNILEGRLAPELDVLDRAMPRSSHANSSTVEPHKPEKEALPAVLNSRSNVYDDDEFDVFRRDRVDMTRVSKGRRKGESMMELLNDKQHISEQRARYQAYQTVVDEVQLQAGDAAGAAASYSTGDDYDDEYDDTYDMNQVGANDLDGDSLLSRRPFTVPRVLQRANNAEEAENDEEQEDLALQSNMNKDQFIQDPALLRARAEARRAAVQQRKGIQPERPGHVVGRSKGQGQTMDTFLDRRRKEANKGRGANHNRRNMADRKRSKGMIPS; encoded by the exons ATGGCCTGCGCCAGGGTCCCATTGGACGAGCAGCAGGTGATAGAGCGAGACGCGCTGGGCAAGGAGCGCTCGCTGGCCGCACTG CACCCTGACAGAAAGGAGGAGCGCCTCTTCGTGCCTTACGTGCCACTTTCGGCTGACGCCTGTCCGGCCGATGCAGAGGAGTTCCTGGAACGTGGGCGCTTCATCTTGGAGGATCTGGAATGGCTACTCGCGCTGCCGCATGACAAATTTTGGTGTCAG GTCGTGTTTGACAGATCGCTGCAGAATTGCTTGGACTCGTACGTCCAGCACGCCCCTCGCGGCCCGGATCTGGCCTCAGCGCCCACGTTTCCGGCGGTGGCCCAGACTCAGCACTCGCTCCACCATGCTGTCTTCTTGACCTTCCTCAGGATGTCCACGCACAAGGAGTCCAAG GAGAACTTCATCACGCCCGCCGCGTTTGGGGAAATCCTCTACGAGAACTTCCTGTTTGACGTTCCCAAAATGATGGACCTGTGCGTGCTGTTTGGGAAGGGCAACGCTCGGCTGCTGCACAAGATGATCG AGAACATCTTCATTCAGCAGCCATCTTACTACAGAGACCTGGATGACACCGTCCCCACTATTTTGGAG GTGTTAGACACCATCGTGGAGAAATGCGGCCTCCGCTGCGACGGCGCCACCGCCGCCCAACCCATGAAGCTCAACGGCCACAAGCAGCCGACCGCCGTCAGCATGACTCAGCGA GACTTTGTGGACATTGTTCTGTACCTGTGCGACGCAAGCAGTACCTTGCACGCCTTCCTGAGCGTCTTCCCCGCCGCTTGCGCCACTTTCCACTCGCACGGCTTCCTCTGCAG GCTGACTTCTTTCTATGAGAGCGTTGTGCCCGACCTGGAAAATGCCTTGACCAAGAGGAACTTTGAAGATACAAG TCTTCAGGAAGACATGTGGCAGAGGTTGTCCCACTCGCGCCGCAGGATGTTGGAGACTGCTCACCTGCTGCTACACCACGCCTGCCTGCAGCCGATTCTGGAGGG GGCGGAAAACAAGCAAGCATTTGCCGAAGAGCTGCTGCAACACTTCACGTCGTTTTTGTCTGAGAAAAG GTTTTTGTGCGATTACGACGAACTGTTTCCCATTGTGGACGATGTCAGCCTCCTTCAACAAGCCCTTCCTGCCAT CGATGAGACCAGGACGTCCTACCTGCTCCATGGTGTCCACAGTGTCTGGGACAGCGTGGGCAGACGCAAACCACCATGCACGGTGTCCTCGTCCCAGCCGGCCAATCGGGGAGCGCCGGGCGAAACCTTACTCTCCATCGATCGGGATGTAAGGGAATCAGATGGTGGCAGAGTGTGTCCGGGGGGAGCTGAGGCCAATAATCGGATGCCGGACGCCCCCCGTAAAGGAACCAAT gGGGACTTTTGTCCCGTGAGCGAGGCAGAGTTGGAGTCGCTAGTGTCGTGCATCCGGGACCTGCTGCCTGACCTGGGTGAGGGCTTTTTGCTGGCGTGCCTGCGGGAATACGGCTACAACTCGGAAGTGGTCATCAACAACATACTGGAGGGGCGACTGGCACCTGAACTGGACGTGCTGGACCGCGCTATGCCCAGGTCATCCCACGCAAACAGCAGCACAGTAGAACCACACAA gCCGGAGAAAGAAGCTCTCCCTGCCGTCTTGAACAGCAGATCCAACGTGTATGACGACGACGAGTTTGATGTCTTCCGCAGGGATCGCGTGGACATGACGCGCGTCTCGAAAGGAAGGAG GAAAGGCGAGAGCATGATGGAGCTGCTCAACGACAAGCAGCACATATCTGAGCAGCGCGCTCGTTACCAGGCCTACCAGACGGTAGTGGACGAGGTGCAGCTGCAGGCGGGAGACGCGGCGGGGGCGGCGGCTAGCTACAGCACGGGCGACGACTACGATGACGAGTATGACGACACGTATGACATGAATCAAGTGGGAGCCAACGACCTGGACGGAGACAGCCTGCTGAGCAGGAG ACCTTTCACGGTGCCCCGAGTCCTCCAGAGAGCAAATAACGCTGAGGAAGCAGAGAATGACGAAGAACAAGAGGACCTAGCACTGCAG AGCAACATGAACAAGGACCAGTTCATTCAGGACCCGGCGCTGCTGAGGGCGCGAGCCGAGGCCAGACGAGCTGCCGTGCAGCAAAGGAAAGG CATCCAGCCGGAGCGTCCCGGCCACGTGGTGGGCCGTTCTAAAGGCCAGGGACAGACAATGGACACATTTCTGGACAGACGCAGGAAGGAGGCCAACAAGGGCCGCGGGGCCAACCACAACCGGCGTAACATGGCCGACCGCAAGAGGAGCAAAGGTATGATCCCCTCGTGA
- the slc39a14 gene encoding metal cation symporter ZIP14 isoform X3, with product MPAPAAPTIEPSRAATPRRGRPTPKSVSPSNSFKRQAVTDSEFALFVFNALVQTSFPSVGLFFPECVCGQRLRPHRSLHGARDEDAIHEARLHLFHRAGHRHALLHRRPAAAAGVWGYGFLCVTLISLCSLVGASVVPFMKKTFYKRLLLYFIALAIGTLYSNALFQLIPEAFGFDPMVDFYASKSAVVFGGFYLFFFTEKILKMLLKQKHEGHGHSHYSAPGRDGEEGEKNGQVSGGRAVGNMDAGEGELMLRPSQTPQEPQSTEGGGRASGSGGCHWLKGTSYSDIGTLAWMITLSDGLHNFIDGLAIGASFTASVFQGISTSVAILCEEFPHELGDFVILLNAGMTIQQALFFNFVSACCCYLGMGFGILAGNSFSPNWIFALAGGMFLYISLADMFPEMNEVSREEENAGGGSFLLTFAIQNAGLLTGFGIMLLLTTYSGQIRLA from the exons ATGCCGGCGCCTGCCGCGCCCACGatcgagccgagccgagcggCGACACCTCGCCGAGGCCGACCGACGCCGAAG AGCGTCTCTCCATCAAACTCTTTTAAGAGGCAGGCTGTAACTGATTCAGAGTTTGCGTTATTTGTGTTTAATGCCTTGGTGCAAACCTCCTTCCCCAGTGTGGGGCTTTTCTTTCCTGAGTGTGTCTGTGGTCAACGTCTTCGCCCTCACCGGAGTCTTCATGGTGCCCGTGATGAAGACGCGATACATGAAGCACGCCTTCACCTTTTTCATCGCGCTGGCCATCGGCACGCTCTACTCCACCGCCGTCCTGCAGCTGCTGCCGGAG TGTGGGGCTACGGGTTCCTGTGTGTGACGCTCATCTCGCTGTGCTCGCTGGTGGGGGCCAGCGTGGTGCCCTTCATGAAGAAAACCTTTTACAAGCGTCTGCTGCTCTACTTCATTGCGCTGGCCATCGGCACGCTCTACTCCAACGCCCTTTTCCAGCTCATCCCTGAG GCCTTTGGTTTTGACCCCATGGTCGACTTCTACGCCTCAAAGTCTGCTGTGGTCTTTGGAGGCTTttacctcttcttcttcactgaGAAGATCCTGAAGATGCTCCTCAAGCAGAAGCACGAG GGTCACGGCCACAGCCATTACTCGGCCCCGGGCAGGGACGGCGAAGAGGGGGAGAAGAACGGCCAAGTGAGCGGCGGCCGCGCCGTGGGCAACATGGACGCCGGTGAGGGCGAGCTCATGCTGCGCCCCTCGCAGACCCCGCAG GAACCGCAGAGCACGGAGGGCGGCGGGCGGGccagcggcagcggcggctgcCATTGGCTAAAGGGAACGTCGTACTCCGACATCGGAACGCTGGCCTGGATGATCACGCTGAGCGACGGGCTGCACAACTTCATCGACGGCCTGGCCATCGGCGCCTCCTTCACCGCTTCCGTCTTTCAGGGCATCAGCACCTCGGTGGCCATCTTGTGTGAGGAGTTCCCTCACGAGCTGG GTGACTTTGTCATCCTGCTGAACGCCGGCATGACCATCCAGCAGGCgctttttttcaactttgtgTCGGCCTGCTGCTGCTACCTGGGGATGGGCTTTGGAATCCTGGCCGGAAACAGCTTCTCCCCCAACTGGATCTTTGCCCTGGCGGGAGGCATGTTCCTCTACATTTCTCTGGCGGACATG TTCCCCGAGATGAACGAGGTGAGCCGTGAGGAGGAGAACGCCGGCGGCGGCAGCTTCCTGCTCACGTTTGCCATCCAGAACGCCGGCCTGCTGACGGGCTTCGGCATCATGCTGCTGCTCACCACCTACTCCGGACAGATCCGGCTAGCCTAG
- the slc39a14 gene encoding metal cation symporter ZIP14 isoform X2 — protein MATFHHGILPSPALVSLLALISLLYQVAAQEDVQSQSPAQVLEDLLARHGDNDTITVPQLRSLLALLSQGRGNAEADALRQDVTAATVPPKLNNSKCLPEDKLAIYSMGEQSRLDGRGLRDLCPTMLQQLDAGACRAHDRAEPSGDTSPRPTDAEVWGYGFLCVTLISLCSLVGASVVPFMKKTFYKRLLLYFIALAIGTLYSNALFQLIPEAFGFDPMVDFYASKSAVVFGGFYLFFFTEKILKMLLKQKHEGHGHSHYSAPGRDGEEGEKNGQVSGGRAVGNMDAGEGELMLRPSQTPQEPQSTEGGGRASGSGGCHWLKGTSYSDIGTLAWMITLSDGLHNFIDGLAIGASFTASVFQGISTSVAILCEEFPHELGDFVILLNAGMTIQQALFFNFVSACCCYLGMGFGILAGNSFSPNWIFALAGGMFLYISLADMFPEMNEVSREEENAGGGSFLLTFAIQNAGLLTGFGIMLLLTTYSGQIRLA, from the exons ATGGCCACCTTTCACCATGGCATCCTCCCATCGCCGGCCTTGGTCTCGCTCCTGGCCTTGATCTCGCTGCTTTATCAAGTCGCGGCTCAGGAGGACGTTCAGAGCCAGTCCCCAGCCCAGGTTCTCGAGGACCTGCTGGCCCGCCACGGCGACAACGACACTATCACCGTGCCGCAGCTACGCTCCCTTCTGGCGCTCCTCAGCCAGGGCCGTGGCAACGCTGAGGCCGACGCGCTACGCCAGGATGTTACCGCTGCGACCGTCCCGCCCAAATTGAACAACTCCAAG tGCTTGCCAGAGGACAAGCTGGCCATCTACAGCATGGGCGAGCAGTCTCGTCTGGACGGGCGGGGCTTGCGGGACTTGTGCCCCACCATGCTGCAACAGCTGGATGCCGGCGCCTGCCGCGCCCACGatcgagccgagccgagcggCGACACCTCGCCGAGGCCGACCGACGCCGAAG TGTGGGGCTACGGGTTCCTGTGTGTGACGCTCATCTCGCTGTGCTCGCTGGTGGGGGCCAGCGTGGTGCCCTTCATGAAGAAAACCTTTTACAAGCGTCTGCTGCTCTACTTCATTGCGCTGGCCATCGGCACGCTCTACTCCAACGCCCTTTTCCAGCTCATCCCTGAG GCCTTTGGTTTTGACCCCATGGTCGACTTCTACGCCTCAAAGTCTGCTGTGGTCTTTGGAGGCTTttacctcttcttcttcactgaGAAGATCCTGAAGATGCTCCTCAAGCAGAAGCACGAG GGTCACGGCCACAGCCATTACTCGGCCCCGGGCAGGGACGGCGAAGAGGGGGAGAAGAACGGCCAAGTGAGCGGCGGCCGCGCCGTGGGCAACATGGACGCCGGTGAGGGCGAGCTCATGCTGCGCCCCTCGCAGACCCCGCAG GAACCGCAGAGCACGGAGGGCGGCGGGCGGGccagcggcagcggcggctgcCATTGGCTAAAGGGAACGTCGTACTCCGACATCGGAACGCTGGCCTGGATGATCACGCTGAGCGACGGGCTGCACAACTTCATCGACGGCCTGGCCATCGGCGCCTCCTTCACCGCTTCCGTCTTTCAGGGCATCAGCACCTCGGTGGCCATCTTGTGTGAGGAGTTCCCTCACGAGCTGG GTGACTTTGTCATCCTGCTGAACGCCGGCATGACCATCCAGCAGGCgctttttttcaactttgtgTCGGCCTGCTGCTGCTACCTGGGGATGGGCTTTGGAATCCTGGCCGGAAACAGCTTCTCCCCCAACTGGATCTTTGCCCTGGCGGGAGGCATGTTCCTCTACATTTCTCTGGCGGACATG TTCCCCGAGATGAACGAGGTGAGCCGTGAGGAGGAGAACGCCGGCGGCGGCAGCTTCCTGCTCACGTTTGCCATCCAGAACGCCGGCCTGCTGACGGGCTTCGGCATCATGCTGCTGCTCACCACCTACTCCGGACAGATCCGGCTAGCCTAG
- the ascc2 gene encoding activating signal cointegrator 1 complex subunit 2 isoform X2 yields the protein MACARVPLDEQQVIERDALGKERSLAALHPDRKEERLFVPYVPLSADACPADAEEFLERGRFILEDLEWLLALPHDKFWCQVVFDRSLQNCLDSYVQHAPRGPDLASAPTFPAVAQTQHSLHHAVFLTFLRMSTHKESKENFITPAAFGEILYENFLFDVPKMMDLCVLFGKGNARLLHKMIENIFIQQPSYYRDLDDTVPTILEVLDTIVEKCGLRCDGATAAQPMKLNGHKQPTAVSMTQRDFVDIVLYLCDASSTLHAFLSVFPAACATFHSHGFLCRLTSFYESVVPDLENALTKRNFEDTSLQEDMWQRLSHSRRRMLETAHLLLHHACLQPILEGAENKQAFAEELLQHFTSFLSEKRFLCDYDELFPIVDDVSLLQQALPAIDETRTSYLLHGVHSVWDSVGRRKPPCTVSSSQPANRGAPGETLLSIDRDVRESDGGRVCPGGAEANNRMPDAPRKGTNGDFCPVSEAELESLVSCIRDLLPDLGEGFLLACLREYGYNSEVVINNILEGRLAPELDVLDRAMPRPEKEALPAVLNSRSNVYDDDEFDVFRRDRVDMTRVSKGRRKGESMMELLNDKQHISEQRARYQAYQTVVDEVQLQAGDAAGAAASYSTGDDYDDEYDDTYDMNQVGANDLDGDSLLSRRPFTVPRVLQRANNAEEAENDEEQEDLALQSNMNKDQFIQDPALLRARAEARRAAVQQRKGIQPERPGHVVGRSKGQGQTMDTFLDRRRKEANKGRGANHNRRNMADRKRSKGMIPS from the exons ATGGCCTGCGCCAGGGTCCCATTGGACGAGCAGCAGGTGATAGAGCGAGACGCGCTGGGCAAGGAGCGCTCGCTGGCCGCACTG CACCCTGACAGAAAGGAGGAGCGCCTCTTCGTGCCTTACGTGCCACTTTCGGCTGACGCCTGTCCGGCCGATGCAGAGGAGTTCCTGGAACGTGGGCGCTTCATCTTGGAGGATCTGGAATGGCTACTCGCGCTGCCGCATGACAAATTTTGGTGTCAG GTCGTGTTTGACAGATCGCTGCAGAATTGCTTGGACTCGTACGTCCAGCACGCCCCTCGCGGCCCGGATCTGGCCTCAGCGCCCACGTTTCCGGCGGTGGCCCAGACTCAGCACTCGCTCCACCATGCTGTCTTCTTGACCTTCCTCAGGATGTCCACGCACAAGGAGTCCAAG GAGAACTTCATCACGCCCGCCGCGTTTGGGGAAATCCTCTACGAGAACTTCCTGTTTGACGTTCCCAAAATGATGGACCTGTGCGTGCTGTTTGGGAAGGGCAACGCTCGGCTGCTGCACAAGATGATCG AGAACATCTTCATTCAGCAGCCATCTTACTACAGAGACCTGGATGACACCGTCCCCACTATTTTGGAG GTGTTAGACACCATCGTGGAGAAATGCGGCCTCCGCTGCGACGGCGCCACCGCCGCCCAACCCATGAAGCTCAACGGCCACAAGCAGCCGACCGCCGTCAGCATGACTCAGCGA GACTTTGTGGACATTGTTCTGTACCTGTGCGACGCAAGCAGTACCTTGCACGCCTTCCTGAGCGTCTTCCCCGCCGCTTGCGCCACTTTCCACTCGCACGGCTTCCTCTGCAG GCTGACTTCTTTCTATGAGAGCGTTGTGCCCGACCTGGAAAATGCCTTGACCAAGAGGAACTTTGAAGATACAAG TCTTCAGGAAGACATGTGGCAGAGGTTGTCCCACTCGCGCCGCAGGATGTTGGAGACTGCTCACCTGCTGCTACACCACGCCTGCCTGCAGCCGATTCTGGAGGG GGCGGAAAACAAGCAAGCATTTGCCGAAGAGCTGCTGCAACACTTCACGTCGTTTTTGTCTGAGAAAAG GTTTTTGTGCGATTACGACGAACTGTTTCCCATTGTGGACGATGTCAGCCTCCTTCAACAAGCCCTTCCTGCCAT CGATGAGACCAGGACGTCCTACCTGCTCCATGGTGTCCACAGTGTCTGGGACAGCGTGGGCAGACGCAAACCACCATGCACGGTGTCCTCGTCCCAGCCGGCCAATCGGGGAGCGCCGGGCGAAACCTTACTCTCCATCGATCGGGATGTAAGGGAATCAGATGGTGGCAGAGTGTGTCCGGGGGGAGCTGAGGCCAATAATCGGATGCCGGACGCCCCCCGTAAAGGAACCAAT gGGGACTTTTGTCCCGTGAGCGAGGCAGAGTTGGAGTCGCTAGTGTCGTGCATCCGGGACCTGCTGCCTGACCTGGGTGAGGGCTTTTTGCTGGCGTGCCTGCGGGAATACGGCTACAACTCGGAAGTGGTCATCAACAACATACTGGAGGGGCGACTGGCACCTGAACTGGACGTGCTGGACCGCGCTATGCCCAG gCCGGAGAAAGAAGCTCTCCCTGCCGTCTTGAACAGCAGATCCAACGTGTATGACGACGACGAGTTTGATGTCTTCCGCAGGGATCGCGTGGACATGACGCGCGTCTCGAAAGGAAGGAG GAAAGGCGAGAGCATGATGGAGCTGCTCAACGACAAGCAGCACATATCTGAGCAGCGCGCTCGTTACCAGGCCTACCAGACGGTAGTGGACGAGGTGCAGCTGCAGGCGGGAGACGCGGCGGGGGCGGCGGCTAGCTACAGCACGGGCGACGACTACGATGACGAGTATGACGACACGTATGACATGAATCAAGTGGGAGCCAACGACCTGGACGGAGACAGCCTGCTGAGCAGGAG ACCTTTCACGGTGCCCCGAGTCCTCCAGAGAGCAAATAACGCTGAGGAAGCAGAGAATGACGAAGAACAAGAGGACCTAGCACTGCAG AGCAACATGAACAAGGACCAGTTCATTCAGGACCCGGCGCTGCTGAGGGCGCGAGCCGAGGCCAGACGAGCTGCCGTGCAGCAAAGGAAAGG CATCCAGCCGGAGCGTCCCGGCCACGTGGTGGGCCGTTCTAAAGGCCAGGGACAGACAATGGACACATTTCTGGACAGACGCAGGAAGGAGGCCAACAAGGGCCGCGGGGCCAACCACAACCGGCGTAACATGGCCGACCGCAAGAGGAGCAAAGGTATGATCCCCTCGTGA
- the slc39a14 gene encoding metal cation symporter ZIP14 isoform X1, whose product MATFHHGILPSPALVSLLALISLLYQVAAQEDVQSQSPAQVLEDLLARHGDNDTITVPQLRSLLALLSQGRGNAEADALRQDVTAATVPPKLNNSKCLPEDKLAIYSMGEQSRLDGRGLRDLCPTMLQQLDAGACRAHDRAEPSGDTSPRPTDAEVWGFSFLSVSVVNVFALTGVFMVPVMKTRYMKHAFTFFIALAIGTLYSTAVLQLLPEAFGFDPMVDFYASKSAVVFGGFYLFFFTEKILKMLLKQKHEGHGHSHYSAPGRDGEEGEKNGQVSGGRAVGNMDAGEGELMLRPSQTPQEPQSTEGGGRASGSGGCHWLKGTSYSDIGTLAWMITLSDGLHNFIDGLAIGASFTASVFQGISTSVAILCEEFPHELGDFVILLNAGMTIQQALFFNFVSACCCYLGMGFGILAGNSFSPNWIFALAGGMFLYISLADMFPEMNEVSREEENAGGGSFLLTFAIQNAGLLTGFGIMLLLTTYSGQIRLA is encoded by the exons ATGGCCACCTTTCACCATGGCATCCTCCCATCGCCGGCCTTGGTCTCGCTCCTGGCCTTGATCTCGCTGCTTTATCAAGTCGCGGCTCAGGAGGACGTTCAGAGCCAGTCCCCAGCCCAGGTTCTCGAGGACCTGCTGGCCCGCCACGGCGACAACGACACTATCACCGTGCCGCAGCTACGCTCCCTTCTGGCGCTCCTCAGCCAGGGCCGTGGCAACGCTGAGGCCGACGCGCTACGCCAGGATGTTACCGCTGCGACCGTCCCGCCCAAATTGAACAACTCCAAG tGCTTGCCAGAGGACAAGCTGGCCATCTACAGCATGGGCGAGCAGTCTCGTCTGGACGGGCGGGGCTTGCGGGACTTGTGCCCCACCATGCTGCAACAGCTGGATGCCGGCGCCTGCCGCGCCCACGatcgagccgagccgagcggCGACACCTCGCCGAGGCCGACCGACGCCGAAG TGTGGGGCTTTTCTTTCCTGAGTGTGTCTGTGGTCAACGTCTTCGCCCTCACCGGAGTCTTCATGGTGCCCGTGATGAAGACGCGATACATGAAGCACGCCTTCACCTTTTTCATCGCGCTGGCCATCGGCACGCTCTACTCCACCGCCGTCCTGCAGCTGCTGCCGGAG GCCTTTGGTTTTGACCCCATGGTCGACTTCTACGCCTCAAAGTCTGCTGTGGTCTTTGGAGGCTTttacctcttcttcttcactgaGAAGATCCTGAAGATGCTCCTCAAGCAGAAGCACGAG GGTCACGGCCACAGCCATTACTCGGCCCCGGGCAGGGACGGCGAAGAGGGGGAGAAGAACGGCCAAGTGAGCGGCGGCCGCGCCGTGGGCAACATGGACGCCGGTGAGGGCGAGCTCATGCTGCGCCCCTCGCAGACCCCGCAG GAACCGCAGAGCACGGAGGGCGGCGGGCGGGccagcggcagcggcggctgcCATTGGCTAAAGGGAACGTCGTACTCCGACATCGGAACGCTGGCCTGGATGATCACGCTGAGCGACGGGCTGCACAACTTCATCGACGGCCTGGCCATCGGCGCCTCCTTCACCGCTTCCGTCTTTCAGGGCATCAGCACCTCGGTGGCCATCTTGTGTGAGGAGTTCCCTCACGAGCTGG GTGACTTTGTCATCCTGCTGAACGCCGGCATGACCATCCAGCAGGCgctttttttcaactttgtgTCGGCCTGCTGCTGCTACCTGGGGATGGGCTTTGGAATCCTGGCCGGAAACAGCTTCTCCCCCAACTGGATCTTTGCCCTGGCGGGAGGCATGTTCCTCTACATTTCTCTGGCGGACATG TTCCCCGAGATGAACGAGGTGAGCCGTGAGGAGGAGAACGCCGGCGGCGGCAGCTTCCTGCTCACGTTTGCCATCCAGAACGCCGGCCTGCTGACGGGCTTCGGCATCATGCTGCTGCTCACCACCTACTCCGGACAGATCCGGCTAGCCTAG